From Ardenticatenales bacterium:
GGCTGGGGTTTGGCCGCGGGCGGTTCAGGCGCGGGCGCGGCAGCGGGAACGGTCGCCGCGGCGGACTCGCGCGTGGTCACGTAGGCCAGGATGTCCTTCTTCGTAATGCGCCCATCGCGCCCCGTGCCCGGCACTTTCATCAGGTCCACGCGGTGTTCGGCGGCAATGCGGGAGACAACGGGACTGATACGGCCAACGCCCTGGCGCAGCGGTGGCTCTATTTCCACAGGAGCGGGGTGGCTTTGGCCGTTGGCGTGGGCGGCGGCGGGCAGCGTCGCGGGGGTCGCGCCCGGCGGCACGCTTTCGTCGGCCTGCCCGATGTAGGCCAACACCGTCCCTACGGGGACGGTTTCGCCTTCGGAGACGAGAATTTGCAGGAGAATGCCTTCATTCTCTGATGTTGCTTCCGTCGTGACCTTATCCGTTTCAATCTCCAGAATCGGCTCATACAGGGCCACCGGTTCCCCTTCCGCCTTCAGCCAGCGGCTGACCGTTCCCTCAATCACACCTTCCCCCATGTGGGGCATAACAACTTCAAAAGCCATGTTTTTCCCTCATTTCTCCACCTTCCAGGAAGCTCCAAGTTTTCTGGAAGGTTCCGCCTATCTTCTAGGAAGCTCCAAACTTCCTGGAAGGTTTTAATAGAAAACCGGATAGTGGGCCGGGTCCGCCTCATTCATGATTTCGTAGACCGCCTGGAAGATCGTCTCCGCGTTCGGTTTTGACCAGTAATCGCCATCGGAGCCGTAGGCGGGGCGGTGTTCCTGCCCGGACAGGGTGCGCGGCTCCGAGTCCAGCCAGTAGAAGCCACCTTGCTTCTCGATTACTTCTTGCATCATGTACGCGGTTGTGCCGCCGGGCACGTCCTCGTCCACAAACAGGATGCGGCTCGTTTTTTCCAGCGATTCCACGATCACGCCATCCAGGTCAAAAGGCAGTAGCGTTTGCACGTCGATTACTTCCGCGTCTACGTTGGCCTGCGCCAGCAAATCGGCGGCTTCCAGGGCGATGCGGCAGCACGCGCCGTAGGTGACGATGGTGATGTCCTGGCCGTGGCGCAGAATCTCGGGCACGCCCAGCGGGATCGTGTACTCGCCGATGTTTTGCGGCAGCGGTTCCTTTAGGCGATACCCGTTGAGGACTTCCACCAGCAGGGCCGGCTCATCGGCCATGAGCAGCGTGTTGTAGAAGCCTGCCGCCTGCGTCATGTTGCGCGGAACCAGCACGTGCATGCCGCGCAGCAGGTGGATGGCTCCGGCCATGAGGGAGCCGGAATGCCAGATGCCTTCCAGCCGATGGCCGCGCGTGCGCACGATGACGGGGGCCTTCTGGCCGCCGACGGTGCGCCAGTGCAGTGTGGCCAGGTCGTCGGAGAGGATTTGCAGGGCGTAGAGTAAATAGTCGAGATATTGGATTTCGGCGATGGGGCGCAGGCCGCGCATCGCCAGGCCGATGGCCTGGCCGATGATGGTGGCTTCGCGGATGCCTGTATCGGAGACGCGCAGCGACCCATATTTTTCCTGCAATCCGGCAAACGCCTGGTTGACGCCGCCCAACTTGCCCACGTCCTCGCCAAAAGCGATCACGCGCGGATCGCGGGTCAGCATGGCGTCGAAGCAGGCGTTCATCAGCTCGAAGCCGCTTACCAGGGGGGCGTCATCCGCGTAAATAGGCTCGACTTCGGGCACATTGAGGGCGGATTCGGCGGATTGGCTGTAGACGTGGGAGCTGTAGCGGGTGGTGTTGATGCCGTCCTGCTGTCGTTTCCATTGAATGAGCGCCTGTTTGGCGGGGATGGGTTCGTCCTTCACGGCCAGCAGCGCCTGATGCACGGCGCTCATGATCTGGCGGCGCAGGGGATTGGGGGCGCGCAGCAGGCCGCGCTTGATCTGTTGCAAGTCGCCGGCGTGGCGCGAGCTGACGGCGATGGCGTCGATGGCGTTGGCGACTTCTTGCCGTTCCTGGCGCATGGGGGCGAGGAAGGCTTCCCACGCCTGGCGGCGCAGTTCTTCGACGGTCTGGCGGTCTTCGCTTTCCATGTCATCCAGTTCCGCCGCGGTGACGATGCCTTGCGCGATCATCCAGGCGCGCATCCGCGTCAGGCCATCATAGGTTTCCTCCCAGGCGAGTCGTTCCGCTGATTTGTATCGCTCGTGGCTGCCGGAGGTGGAGTGTCCTTGTGGTTGGGTGACTTCGATGACGTGGACAATTGCCGGCACATGCTCCCGACGGGCATTGGCGACAGCTTGCCGGTAAGTGCGCAGCAGGGCGGGGTAATCCCAACCCTTCACGGTGTAGATGTCAAATCCGGGTTCGCTTTCCGTGCGCTGGAACCCTTGTAGCAGGGTGGATAAGTCCCCTTTCGTTATCTGGTATTCATTGGGTACGGAGATGCCGTAGCCATCGTCCCAAATGGAGAGAACCACGGGGGATTGGGTGACGCCGATGGCGTTGATGGTCTCCCAGGTCAGCCCTTCGGCGCAGGTGGCGTTGCCGACCATGCCGAAGGCGACTTCGTCCCCGTTGCGCGAGAATTGGGTCAGCGATTGCAGATCGGGGAGGTGGCGGTAGAGCTTTGAGGCGTAGCCAAGTCCGAGCAGTCGGGGCATTTGCGAACCGGTGGGGGAGAGGTCGGCGGCGGTGTTTTTAGTCTGGGTCTGGTCTATCCAGCTTCCGTCGGGGTTGAGCAGGCGGGTGGCGAAGTGGGCGTTCATGGCACGCCCGCCGGTGGCGGGTTCCGCCTCCAGGTCGGCGTGGGCGTATAGTTGGGCGAAGAATTCGGGGATGGTGTTCATGCCCGTGGCAAAGGCGAAGGTTTGGTCGCGGTAGTAGCCGGACCGGAAGTCGCCGTTGCGGAAGGTGCGGGCGAGGGCGATCTGGGCGATCTCTTTGCCGTCGCCGAAGATGCCGAATTTCGCTTTGCCGCTGAGGACTTCGCGGCGGCCAATGAGGCTGGCCTGACGACTCTGGTATGCCAGCCGATAATCTCGCAGGATTTCGGCTGGCGTGGGGAGGTCCACTTCTATATCATCTTGGGGGAGAAAGTCGGCGGGCGCGTTGTTGTTTAGTTGGGATTGGGTGGGGGATTTTGCCGGCATTATACGTTCATCACTCCTTTACCAGAGGGGTATAGCGGACGTTGTCAAAAGCGACACGTACCCCGCCATGACCTAGCGTTTCCACAAGCAAACCAATGTCGTCCCCCATTCCCAGGCCCGCCAGGTCCAGGCTGGACACGCTGCCAACCTCCTGGCCGTTGACGGAAAAGACCAGACCGGTTGCGTCATAGACCACGCGCAGATTGTTGGCGGCGTTTAGCCCTTCGCGGATGGCTTTCGACTCAAACCAACCATCGCCGACAAGTGGTTCGGCGGTAGTTTCGCAGCCATTGCCACACCAACCGATCCAGACGAAACCATCGCTGCTGATCTCAAAAAGGAGGAAGTTGCTCAAGTCATTGTCAACGCGGAAGATCAGGCCGTAGCCGTTGTCCAGGGGGCCTTCCGTTTGCGTGGCTTCCAGTTCATATGTGCCCATGTCCAGGTTGCTTTTGCCGGCAGTAGACCAGAACAGACCGGAATCGCTTTTGACGTACATATCATAGACGCCATTGGCGACCTGACCCGTGGCGTCAGCGTCGTCACCCTGTCCCCAGGAGCCGGAGCTGTCGAAAGTTTCCGTGAAATCGCGGCTGCCACAGCTGACAATAGCGAAGCTAAGCAAGAGCAAAACGAGGAAGGACCAGCGAGATAGTCTTAGGGGCCGGGGTTGTTTCATGTGCAAGAAAGCTCCTTTGAGAATAGTGGTCAGTGGATAGTGGATGGTTGACAGTTTGCCGTTGGTAGTAGATGGCAGAGGTCCTGGCAAATAACTTCCGGGAAGATGCTTACATTCGTGGCGGTGAACCCTGTTCAGGGGGAACGCCTGTGAAAATCCGTTATTTTACTTCGGATGTTACCCCGAATACGCACGTTGGCGCAACCCCAGAATGGTCCTGGCCGGGAGAACCGCCTGGGAAAATAAAAAGGGGTGCAGTTTCTGCACCCCCAGGGTAAGCGATTGCTGACACGACGGACTATATCAGGCGCGAATGGCCTCGGCGACTACCTGGGCCACGTCTTTGATTTGCATGGCGCTGCCGGCATTTTGGTTGGCATCCTTCATCATAATCGAACAGAACGGACAACCAACTGCCAACACCTCCGCGCCCGTTCCCTTTGCTTCCTCATACCGGTTGATATTCACCGCCTGGGTTCCGTGTTCCTCTTCTTTCCACATCTGCGCTCCGCCCGCGCCGCAACAGAAGGAGTTATTCTTATGGCGGTTCATTTCCAGCAGCGTCAGCCCGGCCTGCGCCAGCGCGTCGCGGGGGGCGTCGTAGATGCCGTTGTGCCGGCCCAGATAGCAGGGATCGTGGAATGTGACTTTCTCCAGGCGATTGCCGTTGAGTTGCAACTTCCCTTTGCCCACCAGGTCGGCAATCATTTGCGTGTGGTGCAGCACGCGATAATGTCCGCCCAACGCCGGGTACTCCTTTCCCAGTGTGTGCAGGCAGTGGGGACAGCCGGTGACGATGGTTTTCTTGTCCGCCCCGACTTCGTTCAGGACTTCGATATTTCCCATAGCCATCTCAAAGAAGAGGTATTCGTTGCCGGCACGACGGGCGCTATCTCCCGTGCAAGTCTCCATGCCCCCCAAAACCGCAAAATTGACGCCGGCGCTGTGCAGCACCGTGGCAATCGCCTGGGCAATTGCCTGTCCGCCGGGATCAAATGCGCCGGCACAGCCCACCCAGTACAATACGTCGAAATCCGGGTTGTCTTCCACGGTGGGAACCTGGAAGTCAAGCGGCTCCGTCCAGGCCATGCGGTCTTCCGTCATCCCCCACGGATTTTGCAGCCGCTCCATGCCCGTAAACGCTGCCTTTAGCTGGTCGGGGAAGCTGCTTTCCATCATCACCCGGTCCTGGCGCATTTGCAGAATGTCGAACATTGGCTCGTTCCCCACGGGGCACGCTTCCACGCAGGCGCCGCAGGTGGTGCAGGCCCACAGCGCGCTTTCGGATATGGCGAAATCGAGCAAGGGGATGGTGTCGTCCGCGCCATCCGCCAGGCTGGCCATGTGTTCGCGCAGGAAGTACCGCTTGTTGACTTCAATGGCCGCGGGCGAAAGCTCTTTGCCTGTGTTGTAGGCGGGGCACGCCTGCTGGCAGCGGTTGCACATGATGCAGGCGAAGGCGTCCAGGATTTGCGTTTTGGGCAGTTGCGTGAGCGTGGCGACGCCGAACTGTTCAACGGTTTCATCTTCGAAGTCGAGCGGGTCCAGCGCGCCGAGGGCGGCCCGCTCCGGGCGCGTCATGAAGTTGAGCGGCCCCATGAAGAGGTGGGCGTGCTTGGTGGCGGGGAAGTAGGGGATGAAGAGGAGGATGAGGCCGAGGGCCAGCCACCAGGCGGCGTGCCAGCCGACGGTGAGGGCTGCCGGGGACCAGCCGGACCAGAGGCCGGAGACGATGGAGGCGAAGGGCTGCCACAGTTCGCGGCCTTCGTGGGCCAGGAGGAAGCTCTGTCCGGTGAAGCGGGAGCCGACGTGGAAGAGAATGAAGAAGGCGACGATGAAGGAGTCCTGGCTGATGCCGCCCTGGCGGGCTTTGGGGTGGAGTTTGACGTTTTCGCGGATTTGCAGGGGTTGGGCGCGGGCGATGAAGCGGCGGATGATGAAGTAGATGACGCCCACGAGGACGGTTACACTAAACAGGTCGGCGAGGAGACGGTAAATGCCGGCAAACACCGTGTCCCCCAGGAAGTGAAAGCCGGGCACAAACCCCTCCAACACATCCACGATATTCACCAACCCATAGAAAATGAATCCCCAGGCCACGCCATAGTGGAAAATCGACGTAATTTTGCGGTTCTTGAGGATGTCGCCTTGCGTGAACAGGGCTACCGTGCCTTTGAGCAACCGTTGCGGCAAATGGTCCAGGCGTAATTCACCCTCGCCGCGCATGATGATCTTATACATGCGCTCAAAGGCGATGTATCCGGCGGACAAAGAAGCAAGGACGAGCAGCGTAAAGAGGAGTTTTTCGACGGTGGTCAGCATAATGTCCTACCTTGTTGAGGTGCGCTCTGGTGGGGTGATGGCAGAGGCACGATGGGGTAGCTGGGCGCGCCCGGTTCGTAAATTAACCGCCGGCGCGAGGAAGAATAGAACGCGATGAAGTTGGACAGCCTGGATAGTACACGATTTAGGCCAATCCAGAAAAATATCGATCCAGAAAAGGCGCGATTTTCTGGATTGGCTTGAGGCTTTTTCGGTATGGTATAGGATCCTTCAAATTCCGAAAAAGCCTTACTACGCAGTGCGTCATAAGCCGTTATTGTATCAGTACACTTCGGGGAGACCAAAAAATCTTCTCATTTTCCCTTCATTCTGGCGCGGCACAGTGTATCATAGGTGGATACAGGTCACAAACGCCGCAGGCTGACGAATCGGTGTGGTCACCCTGCGCAAACGGTGGCGTTCTCACGCGCGGAATTGGAAGTGTTATGTCAGTTTATCAGGGAGTATTTTACATGACGCACTTATCTGAGGCGTGCCGCAGGCTTTCGATCAAGTATGTTCAAATAGAAGCGTTGTTGGCCTCGGAGCCGATGTTTGGGTTGGATGACGTGTGTTTGCTTGTTTTGCCGGCACATTCCAAATCACAGCGCGCGGAAACCCTGGTCGGACTATCCTAGTTCAAACGGAATTTGTGTCTGAAAGGAAACTGAGGCATTGTTGGGCTTGTGACAGAACCAACAATCCCTCAGCAACGCAAGTATAGCACAGACAAAAACAACGCTCGGTGGGAATCACGACGGATTGTGATTCCAATGCAGTACGAAGAGTACCAAGAAACGATGACCGACCCACAACAAGCCAAAACCTACATTGAACAACAAATGGCAAGCCATCCCGAATTGTTTCCACCAGCTATGCAAGCCGGATACAAACTGCACG
This genomic window contains:
- a CDS encoding transketolase; its protein translation is MPAKSPTQSQLNNNAPADFLPQDDIEVDLPTPAEILRDYRLAYQSRQASLIGRREVLSGKAKFGIFGDGKEIAQIALARTFRNGDFRSGYYRDQTFAFATGMNTIPEFFAQLYAHADLEAEPATGGRAMNAHFATRLLNPDGSWIDQTQTKNTAADLSPTGSQMPRLLGLGYASKLYRHLPDLQSLTQFSRNGDEVAFGMVGNATCAEGLTWETINAIGVTQSPVVLSIWDDGYGISVPNEYQITKGDLSTLLQGFQRTESEPGFDIYTVKGWDYPALLRTYRQAVANARREHVPAIVHVIEVTQPQGHSTSGSHERYKSAERLAWEETYDGLTRMRAWMIAQGIVTAAELDDMESEDRQTVEELRRQAWEAFLAPMRQERQEVANAIDAIAVSSRHAGDLQQIKRGLLRAPNPLRRQIMSAVHQALLAVKDEPIPAKQALIQWKRQQDGINTTRYSSHVYSQSAESALNVPEVEPIYADDAPLVSGFELMNACFDAMLTRDPRVIAFGEDVGKLGGVNQAFAGLQEKYGSLRVSDTGIREATIIGQAIGLAMRGLRPIAEIQYLDYLLYALQILSDDLATLHWRTVGGQKAPVIVRTRGHRLEGIWHSGSLMAGAIHLLRGMHVLVPRNMTQAAGFYNTLLMADEPALLVEVLNGYRLKEPLPQNIGEYTIPLGVPEILRHGQDITIVTYGACCRIALEAADLLAQANVDAEVIDVQTLLPFDLDGVIVESLEKTSRILFVDEDVPGGTTAYMMQEVIEKQGGFYWLDSEPRTLSGQEHRPAYGSDGDYWSKPNAETIFQAVYEIMNEADPAHYPVFY
- a CDS encoding (Fe-S)-binding protein, coding for MLTTVEKLLFTLLVLASLSAGYIAFERMYKIIMRGEGELRLDHLPQRLLKGTVALFTQGDILKNRKITSIFHYGVAWGFIFYGLVNIVDVLEGFVPGFHFLGDTVFAGIYRLLADLFSVTVLVGVIYFIIRRFIARAQPLQIRENVKLHPKARQGGISQDSFIVAFFILFHVGSRFTGQSFLLAHEGRELWQPFASIVSGLWSGWSPAALTVGWHAAWWLALGLILLFIPYFPATKHAHLFMGPLNFMTRPERAALGALDPLDFEDETVEQFGVATLTQLPKTQILDAFACIMCNRCQQACPAYNTGKELSPAAIEVNKRYFLREHMASLADGADDTIPLLDFAISESALWACTTCGACVEACPVGNEPMFDILQMRQDRVMMESSFPDQLKAAFTGMERLQNPWGMTEDRMAWTEPLDFQVPTVEDNPDFDVLYWVGCAGAFDPGGQAIAQAIATVLHSAGVNFAVLGGMETCTGDSARRAGNEYLFFEMAMGNIEVLNEVGADKKTIVTGCPHCLHTLGKEYPALGGHYRVLHHTQMIADLVGKGKLQLNGNRLEKVTFHDPCYLGRHNGIYDAPRDALAQAGLTLLEMNRHKNNSFCCGAGGAQMWKEEEHGTQAVNINRYEEAKGTGAEVLAVGCPFCSIMMKDANQNAGSAMQIKDVAQVVAEAIRA